The Streptomyces cynarae genome contains a region encoding:
- a CDS encoding helix-turn-helix domain-containing protein — translation MSASSNRVSRLEPYLSRTQPAPTLLKMLVGVQLAGMREDAGLSQEQAARALGFSPAKLSRIEAGKGRRPPTEDDVHALLRLYRADDHEASVLVQLLRRAGEPGWWQRYDKRLMPEWFDRLVGLQEAATAIRTFEIQYVPGLLQTPAYTRAVVERGLPTASAAEVERRVELRMRRRELLSRPDAPRLWAVVDESVLMRVLGGREVMREQLEHLVEMARRPHVTVQVVPLDVTNASAPAIPVTYLRFGGADLPDIVYLEHIRSANFLEDRDETEEYRVVLDRLADEALDPRESLALLRRTLRERYPAG, via the coding sequence ATGTCCGCCTCGTCCAACCGCGTCTCCCGTCTCGAACCGTATCTCAGCCGGACCCAGCCCGCTCCGACTCTTCTGAAGATGCTGGTCGGCGTGCAGTTGGCGGGCATGCGCGAGGACGCCGGCCTTTCTCAGGAGCAGGCGGCGCGGGCCCTCGGGTTCAGTCCCGCGAAGCTGTCACGCATCGAGGCGGGCAAGGGACGCAGGCCGCCCACGGAAGACGACGTCCATGCGCTGCTGCGGCTGTACCGGGCCGATGACCACGAGGCCTCGGTCCTGGTCCAGTTGCTGCGGCGGGCCGGTGAGCCGGGCTGGTGGCAACGCTACGACAAGCGGCTGATGCCCGAGTGGTTCGACCGCCTGGTCGGGCTTCAGGAGGCGGCCACCGCGATCCGTACCTTCGAGATCCAGTACGTACCCGGGCTGTTGCAGACCCCGGCCTACACCCGGGCCGTGGTGGAGCGCGGCCTGCCGACGGCCTCGGCCGCCGAGGTGGAGCGCCGGGTGGAGCTGCGGATGCGGCGACGGGAGCTGCTGTCGCGTCCGGACGCTCCTCGGCTGTGGGCCGTCGTCGACGAGTCGGTGCTGATGCGGGTGCTGGGCGGCCGCGAGGTGATGCGCGAGCAGCTCGAGCACCTGGTCGAGATGGCGCGGCGTCCGCATGTGACCGTGCAGGTCGTGCCGTTGGACGTGACCAACGCGTCGGCCCCGGCGATACCGGTCACCTATCTGCGCTTCGGTGGCGCGGACCTGCCGGACATCGTCTACCTGGAGCACATCAGGAGCGCCAACTTCCTGGAGGACCGGGACGAGACGGAGGAGTACCGGGTCGTACTGGACCGGCTCGCCGACGAGGCCCTCGACCCGCGTGAGTCACTGGCCCTGTTGCGCAGGACGCTTCGGGAGCGTTACCCGGCCGGGTGA
- a CDS encoding ATP-binding protein, translating to MDLPPRDGGNPGAADERDISAPVRPRHAHTSDGVRQSDPSPPLVPVTSAATARAYVLAVVRSHWDTAPVRPAELAVTDLLLVTSELVSNAIRHGGGLAGFEAVPTREGVRLVVRDRSPDIPSVAFGTGELPDRQDRGGFGWPLIIKLARDIVIEPRVDGKTVSVFVPLG from the coding sequence GTGGACCTTCCCCCGCGGGACGGCGGGAACCCGGGAGCCGCCGACGAGCGCGACATCAGCGCCCCCGTACGCCCGCGGCACGCGCACACGTCCGACGGCGTGCGGCAGAGTGACCCGTCCCCGCCCCTCGTCCCGGTGACCAGCGCCGCCACGGCGCGCGCGTACGTGCTCGCGGTCGTCCGGAGCCACTGGGACACCGCGCCCGTGCGGCCGGCCGAGCTGGCCGTCACCGACCTGCTGCTCGTCACCTCGGAACTGGTGTCCAACGCCATCCGCCACGGGGGCGGACTCGCCGGTTTCGAGGCCGTCCCCACGCGGGAGGGCGTCCGCCTCGTCGTCCGCGACCGCAGCCCGGACATCCCCTCCGTGGCGTTCGGTACCGGCGAGCTCCCCGACAGGCAGGACCGGGGCGGGTTCGGCTGGCCGTTGATCATCAAGCTGGCGCGCGACATCGTCATCGAACCGCGGGTGGACGGCAAGACCGTCAGCGTGTTCGTGCCACTCGGCTGA
- a CDS encoding pectate lyase, which yields MTSPARPRARRRALTGTLAAVGLSAVMIMTDGALSPASAATWPTANGSQAVTKTIPISGTKDYGMKRLYGSGDLGTGGQNEDQDPILDLAPGAVLKNVIIGAPAADGIHCEGSCTLQNVWWEDVGEDAATFKGSSSSNVYTVTGGGAKEASDKVFQFNGAGTLNVSHFAVKNFGKLVRSCGNCKTQYKRTINLNTIEATYKGTALVGINTNYGDSATLKNITIVGDSSKKIVPCQKYIGNKTGAEPTKNGTGPDGTYCKYSASDITYR from the coding sequence ATGACGTCACCAGCACGTCCGCGCGCCCGTCGGCGCGCACTGACCGGCACCCTTGCCGCCGTCGGACTGTCGGCTGTCATGATCATGACTGACGGGGCCCTGTCCCCCGCGAGTGCCGCCACCTGGCCCACCGCGAACGGCAGCCAGGCCGTCACCAAGACCATCCCGATCTCCGGCACCAAGGACTACGGGATGAAGCGCCTCTACGGCAGCGGAGACCTGGGCACCGGCGGCCAGAACGAGGACCAGGATCCGATCCTCGATCTGGCCCCCGGCGCCGTCCTGAAGAACGTCATCATCGGCGCCCCGGCCGCGGACGGCATCCACTGCGAGGGCAGCTGCACCCTGCAGAACGTCTGGTGGGAGGACGTCGGCGAGGACGCGGCGACCTTCAAGGGCTCCTCGTCGTCCAACGTCTACACCGTCACCGGTGGGGGCGCGAAGGAGGCCAGCGACAAGGTGTTCCAGTTCAACGGCGCCGGAACGCTGAACGTGTCCCACTTCGCGGTGAAGAACTTCGGCAAGCTGGTCCGCTCGTGCGGCAACTGCAAGACGCAGTACAAGCGCACGATCAACCTCAACACCATCGAGGCGACCTACAAGGGCACCGCGCTCGTCGGGATCAACACCAACTACGGCGACAGCGCGACACTGAAGAACATCACCATCGTCGGGGACAGCAGCAAGAAGATCGTCCCGTGCCAGAAGTACATCGGCAACAAGACGGGCGCGGAACCGACGAAGAACGGCACCGGACCCGACGGCACCTACTGCAAGTACAGCGCGTCCGACATCACCTACCGCTGA
- a CDS encoding SGNH/GDSL hydrolase family protein, protein MKLWTRAPLSQLFAVGVLALCLVTTSTVVGAAERHTGPSAAAAPPDRGWVGTWTAMPQLTEPANMPPAPFTGKDSVLVDTTLRQTVHVTVGGSRIRLRFSNAFGTTPLPLTRVSVALPADGRAGVSAVRPGTTRRITFAGRESITVPVGAQMVSDPLDFTLRPGSNLTVTTYLATGQASLALTSHPGSRTTSYLTAGDHTGDEDLPGATPVDHWYLLSDVEVVPDRPTAAVAVLGDSLTDGRGSTTNGNDRWPDQLYDRLRARPATAGVAVLNQAAGGNRVLNDGLGPNVLARLDRDVLAHSGVAWLVVFEGVNDIGTAAATPAAQHAVADDLIAAYQQIVVRAHAQGIRVYGATLLPFGGNTAYDDPDGLREATRQTVNAWIRARGHFDAVVDFDRVVRDPDNPRRLRPGLQVGDWLHLNPEGYRALATAVPAALFRNTEEW, encoded by the coding sequence ATGAAGTTGTGGACCAGAGCGCCGCTCTCCCAGTTGTTCGCCGTCGGTGTGCTCGCCCTCTGCCTCGTCACCACATCCACGGTGGTCGGCGCGGCGGAGCGGCACACCGGTCCGTCTGCCGCCGCCGCCCCGCCGGACCGTGGCTGGGTCGGCACCTGGACGGCGATGCCGCAACTGACGGAGCCCGCCAACATGCCGCCCGCGCCCTTCACAGGCAAGGACTCCGTGCTCGTCGACACCACCCTGCGGCAGACGGTCCACGTCACCGTCGGGGGCTCCCGCATCCGCCTCCGGTTCTCCAACGCGTTCGGCACGACCCCCTTGCCGCTCACCAGGGTGTCCGTGGCACTTCCGGCGGACGGCCGGGCCGGCGTCAGCGCCGTCCGGCCCGGCACGACGCGACGGATCACGTTCGCCGGCCGGGAGTCGATCACCGTCCCGGTCGGCGCCCAGATGGTCTCCGACCCCCTGGACTTCACCCTGCGGCCCGGCTCGAATCTGACGGTCACCACCTATCTGGCCACCGGTCAGGCTTCCCTCGCTCTCACCTCCCACCCCGGCTCCCGCACCACCTCCTACCTCACAGCCGGCGACCACACCGGCGACGAGGACCTTCCGGGAGCCACTCCGGTCGACCACTGGTACCTGCTCAGCGACGTGGAAGTCGTCCCCGACCGCCCCACCGCCGCGGTCGCGGTCCTCGGCGACTCCCTCACCGACGGCCGCGGTTCCACCACCAACGGCAACGACCGCTGGCCCGACCAGCTTTACGACCGCCTGAGGGCGCGCCCCGCCACCGCCGGCGTCGCGGTCCTCAACCAGGCCGCCGGCGGCAACCGCGTCCTCAACGACGGCCTCGGCCCCAATGTCCTCGCCCGCCTCGACCGCGACGTCCTCGCTCACAGCGGCGTCGCCTGGCTGGTCGTCTTCGAGGGTGTCAACGACATCGGCACGGCCGCGGCCACCCCGGCCGCCCAGCACGCCGTCGCCGACGACCTGATCGCCGCTTACCAGCAGATCGTCGTCCGCGCGCACGCCCAGGGCATCCGCGTGTACGGCGCCACTCTGCTGCCGTTCGGCGGCAACACCGCGTACGACGACCCCGACGGCCTCAGGGAGGCGACCCGGCAGACGGTCAACGCCTGGATCCGGGCCCGCGGGCACTTCGACGCGGTCGTCGACTTCGACCGCGTCGTGCGTGACCCCGACAACCCCCGGCGGCTCAGGCCGGGTCTCCAGGTCGGCGACTGGCTGCACCTCAACCCGGAGGGGTACCGCGCACTGGCCACGGCAGTCCCTGCGGCCCTCTTCCGTAACACGGAGGAGTGGTAG
- a CDS encoding DUF397 domain-containing protein: MPSVPNGVQAGSLEARWIKSGHSNAEGNCVELARLADGAIAVRNSRDPEGPALVYTPAEVAAFLAGAKDGEFDHLV; encoded by the coding sequence GTGCCTTCAGTGCCGAACGGAGTGCAGGCGGGCTCGTTGGAAGCCCGCTGGATCAAGAGCGGGCACAGCAACGCCGAGGGCAACTGTGTCGAGCTGGCCCGCCTGGCCGACGGGGCCATCGCGGTGCGCAACTCGCGCGATCCGGAAGGACCCGCGCTCGTGTACACGCCCGCCGAGGTGGCCGCGTTCCTGGCCGGCGCCAAGGACGGGGAGTTCGATCATCTGGTGTGA
- a CDS encoding SAM-dependent methyltransferase — translation MQSGRQLSTSIDATVPTAARMYDYYLGGKDNYAADRAACEELDKVVPSTRALALNNRRFLQRVVRTLAQEYGIRQFLDHGSGLPTQDNVHQVAQRIDPTSHVVYVDSDPMVLVHGRALLEQDERTVVIQADMRDTDTIFTHPETRRLIDFSQPVAVLFNSVMHCIPDSETDGPPALVRRVAERLVPGSFMVMCQLVSEDAQVREFVTDFMDQATQGHWGRVRQEKDVAAWFDGMDILEPGLVEVSTWRPDSEVAPRQLTQEWIEFGGVGRLR, via the coding sequence ATGCAGTCTGGCAGGCAGTTGTCCACGTCGATCGACGCCACGGTGCCGACGGCCGCCCGTATGTACGACTACTACCTGGGCGGCAAGGACAACTACGCGGCCGACCGGGCCGCGTGTGAAGAGCTCGACAAGGTCGTGCCCAGCACGCGGGCGCTCGCGTTGAACAACCGGCGGTTCTTGCAGCGGGTCGTGCGGACGCTGGCGCAGGAGTACGGCATCCGCCAGTTCCTCGACCACGGATCCGGACTGCCCACCCAGGACAACGTCCACCAGGTCGCCCAGCGCATCGACCCGACCTCGCACGTCGTGTACGTCGACAGCGACCCGATGGTCCTGGTGCACGGCCGTGCCCTGCTGGAGCAGGACGAGCGCACCGTCGTCATCCAGGCCGACATGAGGGACACCGATACGATCTTCACTCACCCGGAGACCCGACGCCTGATCGACTTCTCGCAGCCGGTCGCCGTGCTCTTCAACTCGGTGATGCACTGCATCCCGGACAGCGAGACCGACGGACCGCCCGCCCTGGTCCGCCGGGTGGCCGAGCGGCTCGTGCCCGGCAGCTTCATGGTGATGTGCCAGCTCGTCAGCGAAGACGCCCAAGTCCGCGAGTTCGTCACCGACTTCATGGACCAGGCCACCCAGGGGCACTGGGGACGGGTACGCCAGGAGAAGGACGTGGCGGCCTGGTTCGACGGCATGGACATCCTGGAGCCCGGTCTGGTGGAGGTCTCCACCTGGCGGCCGGACTCCGAGGTCGCTCCCCGCCAACTCACCCAGGAGTGGATCGAGTTCGGCGGAGTGGGACGACTCCGCTGA
- a CDS encoding peroxiredoxin, protein MAGRVDVGAEVEDFTLPDETGTERRLSELLADGPVVLFFYPAALSPGCTAEACHFRDLAAEFAAVGARPVGISGDAVDRQQEFAGRHTLGFPLLSDADGTVRERFGVRRGLSLAPTKRVTFVIDQDRTVLEVVRSELRMSAHADRALAALRARSS, encoded by the coding sequence ATGGCGGGTCGTGTCGACGTGGGCGCCGAGGTCGAGGACTTCACCCTCCCGGACGAGACGGGTACGGAGCGGCGCCTCAGCGAACTCCTCGCCGACGGGCCGGTCGTGCTGTTCTTCTACCCCGCCGCCCTCTCCCCGGGCTGCACCGCCGAAGCGTGCCATTTCCGGGACCTGGCCGCCGAGTTCGCGGCCGTCGGCGCGCGGCCTGTCGGCATCAGCGGGGATGCGGTCGACCGGCAGCAGGAGTTCGCCGGGCGCCACACGCTCGGCTTCCCGTTGCTGTCGGACGCGGACGGCACCGTCCGGGAGAGGTTCGGAGTCAGACGGGGCCTCTCCCTGGCTCCCACCAAGCGCGTCACCTTCGTCATCGACCAGGACCGGACCGTCCTCGAGGTCGTGCGCAGCGAACTGCGCATGAGCGCGCACGCCGACCGCGCACTTGCCGCGCTGCGGGCCCGCAGCAGCTGA
- a CDS encoding PP2C family protein-serine/threonine phosphatase: protein MTHTWQIITVVDAARARIATARLAADLGVSVVDRTRLVTALTEQLRQCLTKGGAWRLALGTTPPSRGEKQARLWVTVRPDPDERPQEEPTWQAQVPAPERGGRADTVAVRASPPALAEALFSADDDTARVLDALTEQEALVAFHREELHQTNQGVLALHAELDAAGQAQRELFAAERAARTEAEEARRRLTFLADASAALTASLNHGEIVRLLPELLTPTYARTADVWLLGDDEAEPSHAPRPAAAVLAARTGRPQYAAPQPGGLPGVDDRPPSALHPTRPLLCLPLSARQVPLGVITLTPPGDRWDPDDAVMLIELARRAAIAIDNAQRFEHSRDIAETLQRALLTELPATPGLQLAARYLPATHGLNIGGDWYDAFRQPDGSLIAVIGDVTGHGLHAAVMMSQLRTALRAYAVDGGSPGRLLTRLHLFLHHLQPDLYATAVIARFRPGEPVLTWAAAGHPPPVLRTPDGRVHTLDAKPGAMLGVPVQQEIEDHTAPLPPGSTLALYTDGLVERRAYGIDPGIERLAEAMSTLAVPDRNGGLEGAADGVLEPMLRDSEGEDDVCLLLCHVDGEIAENAGTAGEAPVP, encoded by the coding sequence ATGACCCACACCTGGCAGATCATCACCGTCGTCGATGCCGCCCGGGCCCGGATCGCCACTGCCCGGCTCGCGGCCGATCTCGGTGTCTCCGTCGTCGACCGCACCCGCCTGGTCACCGCGCTCACCGAGCAGCTGCGCCAGTGCCTCACCAAGGGCGGCGCCTGGCGCCTGGCGCTCGGGACCACTCCCCCGTCGCGGGGCGAGAAGCAGGCACGGCTGTGGGTCACCGTCCGTCCGGACCCGGACGAGCGCCCCCAAGAGGAGCCGACGTGGCAGGCGCAGGTTCCGGCACCGGAACGGGGCGGCCGGGCGGACACGGTGGCGGTGCGCGCCTCCCCGCCGGCGCTCGCCGAGGCGCTGTTCAGCGCCGACGACGACACCGCGCGCGTACTGGACGCACTGACGGAGCAGGAGGCGCTGGTCGCGTTCCACCGTGAGGAGCTGCACCAGACGAACCAGGGCGTGCTCGCGCTGCACGCCGAGCTCGACGCCGCCGGCCAGGCGCAGCGCGAGCTGTTCGCCGCCGAGCGGGCCGCGCGCACGGAGGCCGAGGAGGCGCGCCGCAGGCTCACCTTCCTCGCCGACGCCAGCGCGGCACTGACGGCGTCCCTGAACCACGGCGAGATCGTCCGTCTGCTCCCCGAACTGCTCACCCCGACGTACGCACGGACCGCCGACGTGTGGCTGCTCGGCGACGACGAGGCGGAGCCGAGCCACGCGCCCCGCCCGGCCGCCGCCGTGCTGGCCGCCCGCACGGGCCGCCCCCAGTACGCGGCGCCCCAACCGGGCGGTCTGCCCGGCGTGGATGACCGGCCGCCCTCCGCCCTGCACCCCACCCGGCCGCTGCTGTGCCTCCCGCTGTCGGCCCGGCAGGTGCCGCTCGGTGTGATCACCCTCACCCCGCCCGGCGACCGGTGGGATCCGGACGACGCCGTGATGCTGATCGAACTGGCCCGCAGGGCCGCCATCGCGATCGACAACGCCCAGCGCTTCGAGCACAGCCGCGACATCGCCGAGACGCTGCAGCGGGCGCTGCTCACCGAGCTGCCCGCCACCCCCGGGCTCCAGCTCGCCGCCCGCTATCTGCCGGCGACCCACGGTCTCAACATCGGCGGCGACTGGTACGACGCCTTCCGGCAGCCCGACGGGAGCCTGATCGCGGTCATCGGCGATGTCACCGGGCACGGGCTGCACGCGGCGGTGATGATGAGCCAGCTGCGGACGGCCCTGCGCGCGTACGCCGTCGACGGGGGCAGCCCGGGCCGGCTCCTCACCCGGCTGCACCTGTTCCTGCACCATCTGCAGCCGGATCTGTACGCCACCGCGGTGATCGCCCGTTTCCGGCCCGGGGAACCGGTGCTGACCTGGGCCGCGGCCGGTCATCCGCCCCCGGTGCTGCGCACGCCCGACGGCCGGGTGCACACCCTCGACGCCAAGCCGGGCGCCATGCTGGGCGTTCCGGTGCAGCAGGAGATCGAGGACCACACCGCTCCCCTGCCGCCCGGCTCGACGCTGGCCCTGTACACGGACGGCCTGGTGGAGCGGCGGGCGTACGGCATCGACCCGGGCATCGAGCGTCTCGCCGAGGCGATGTCCACGCTCGCCGTGCCGGACCGGAACGGCGGACTGGAGGGCGCCGCGGACGGGGTACTCGAGCCGATGCTGAGGGACTCGGAGGGCGAGGACGACGTATGTCTCTTGTTGTGTCACGTGGACGGCGAGATCGCCGAGAACGCCGGGACCGCCGGGGAGGCGCCCGTACCGTGA
- a CDS encoding ATP-binding protein gives MATEPRWDKAWPFETVEALVADFGGDLPDVTGARLAAEEFLRRLARASPPTSPEYWNDILLVVDELAANAVQYAPGPFGLRMRPTYDGVHVTLHDTSTTPPAPRPFKPGQSGGIGWHLVHTLCHQVSVVVQPEGKDVHVFLPW, from the coding sequence ATGGCAACCGAGCCGCGTTGGGACAAGGCCTGGCCGTTCGAGACGGTCGAGGCTCTGGTGGCGGATTTCGGAGGTGACCTGCCCGACGTCACCGGGGCACGGCTGGCCGCCGAGGAGTTTCTGCGACGGCTGGCGCGGGCTTCGCCTCCGACGAGTCCCGAGTACTGGAACGACATACTCCTGGTGGTCGACGAGCTGGCGGCGAACGCCGTCCAGTACGCGCCCGGGCCGTTCGGCCTGCGGATGCGTCCGACGTACGACGGTGTCCATGTGACGCTGCACGACACCAGCACGACGCCTCCGGCGCCGCGTCCCTTCAAGCCGGGCCAGAGCGGAGGCATCGGCTGGCACCTGGTGCACACGCTGTGCCACCAGGTGAGCGTGGTCGTCCAGCCGGAGGGCAAGGACGTGCACGTGTTCCTGCCCTGGTAG